From the genome of Tachysurus vachellii isolate PV-2020 chromosome 2, HZAU_Pvac_v1, whole genome shotgun sequence, one region includes:
- the bccip gene encoding protein BCCIP homolog: MASSAKRRAIGSGENPAVSDDSSDEGLEVSGEESENSEEEINEEVVVDFEAHTISDHDFNGIKKLLQQLFLKAHVNISELTDVIIQQNHIGSVIRQAEVPDDSDNEDPDEVFGFISIINLTDRKGMECVEQIKELVLGQCEKVCSAAVQEQFQQVIEDMSKNVGLLLSERFINVPPQIALPLYTQLLEEMSEAQRTNKPSGKCHYCLLISKTCQEAKKSIPARGPAKDMPMFVNAEEEFFYEQAVVKFHYSVQEEADSCHSGRWSFDDVPMKPFRTVCLIPMERMPVIMDKLRDYLTI, from the exons ATGGCTTCATCTGCGAAAAGAAGAGCGATTGGAAGCGGAGAAAATCCTGCAGTTAGCGACGACAGCTCGGATGAAGGATTAGAGGTTTCCGGAGAGGAGAGTGAAAAttcagaagaagaaataaacgAG gAAGTTGTGGTGGATTTTGAAGCCCACACGATATCTGACCACGATTTTAATGGCATTAAGAAACTACTGCAGCAG CTTTTCCTGAAGGCGCACGTGAACATCTCGGAGCTCACTGACGTCATCATCCAGCAAAACCACATAGGCAGCGTCATCAGG CAAGCTGAGGTGCCTGATGACAGTGACAACGAGGATCCAGATGAAGTCTTTGGGTTTATCAGTATTATAAATCTAACTGACAGAAAG GGTATGGAGTGTGTGGAGCAGATTAAGGAGCTGGTTTTGGGGCAGTGTGAGAAGGTGTGCTCAGCTGCTGTGCAGGAGCAGTTTCAGCAGGTTATAGAGGACATGTCTAAGAATGTTGGACTGCTGCTCAGTGAGCGATTTATCAACGTCCCCCCACAGATTGCCCTACCCCTCTACACACAACTGCT TGAGGAGATGTCTGAAGCACAGAGGACCAATAAACCCAGTGGGAAATGTCACTACTGTTTGTTGATCAGCAAAACATGCCAGGAGGCCAAGAAGAGCATCCCGGCACGAGGACCTGCCAAAGACATGCCCATGTTCGTCAATGCAGAGGAGGAGTTCTTTTACGAG caagcCGTGGTGAAGTTTCACTACTCGGTCCAGGAGGAAGCTGATTCGTGTCACTCAGGACGATGGTCATTCGACGACGTACCTATGAAACCCTTCCGGACAGTGTGTCTGATTCCCATGGAGAGAATGCCTGTAATTATGGACAAGCTAAGGGACTATCTCACAATCTGA
- the wbp2 gene encoding WW domain-binding protein 2 translates to MALNQNHSEAGGVIINNSESVLMSYKNVELAFSDADSLPDLFRRSRKGSVFLTPYRVIFVTKGKDALQSFMMPFYLMKGCDVKQPVLGANYIKGTVSAEPEGGWEGSATFKLIFAAGGAISFGQHMLQVASQACRGQPVNPNLVCPYMSNGAYAYPPPPPSNSIYSTGPPPPGYSYPVPPGAFYSNLQDFDGAAASVPPPSYSETMAQTPPDPDQPRTPAAEAKAAEAAASANTAPLARTHVYLPDDKPPPYSPPEDKKNQ, encoded by the exons ATGGCTTTAAACCAGAATCATTCGGAGGCAGGAGGAGTGATCATCAACAACAGTGAGAG TGTTTTGATGTCCTATAAGAATGTCGAGCTGGCGTTCAGCGATGCAGACAGCTTGCCAGACCTGTTTAGGAGGAGCAGGAAAGGGAGTGTCTTTCTCACACCATACAGG gtGATCTTTGTAACAAAGGGGAAAGATGCTTTGCAGTCATTTATGATGCCATTCTACCTGATGAAGGGCTGTGACGTGAAACAACCTGTGCTCGGTGCTAACTACATCAAGGGCACCGTCAGTGCGGAACCGGAAG gTGGTTGGGAGGGTTCCGCAACCTTCAAGCTGATCTTTGCCGCTGGTGGAGCTATTTCGTTTGGACAGCACATGTTGCAGGTGGCTTCACAGG CCTGCAGAGGGCAGCCCGTGAACCCCAATCTTGTGTGTCCATACATGTCTAATGGTGCGTATGCCTACCCACCTCCCCCTCCATCTAACAGCATCTACTCCACTGGGCCACCTCCTCCTGGCTATTCGTACCCTGTACCTCCAG GTGCATTTTATTCCAATCTTCAGGATTTTGATGGTGCTGCAGCCTCTGTTCCTCCTCCATCTTACTCCGAAACAATGGCCCAAACCCCTCCAGATCCCGACCAACCACGTACACCTGCAG CGGAGGCTAAAGCAGCCGAGGCAGCAGCCAGTGCAAACACCGCTCCTCTTGCTCGTACTCACGTTTACCTGCCAGAT GACAAGCCACCACCTTACTCACCACCCGAAGACAAGAAGAACCAGTGA
- the trim65 gene encoding E3 ubiquitin-protein ligase TRIM65, producing the protein MEEHSLTCSICLERYKYPVTIPCGHTFCKVCISKHWDHGIEQGGHQNTSFNCPVCKKTFSEKPTLNRNVSLSVLSEVAANSKAERAAGVACRTDRVEDGYEELCPCHQKPLIFYCRTDRMCVCSVCSVKECKDHDKVLVEEERSNREEGLKKKSIEIGKCMEDTENNIQTLSENITEAKVSLQQTSQWVSAKFSQLLKVLTEKQEVTQSFLEQQQASTVAQAETQLSNLQEKLEQLRELQEQISSLCSLPDWQFIQVSRLVEVPQVGSVPVDVTVNLQEKLNPVTDILSRISKLVCEDLDKAVYAAVSHNKEGSPQDKRPMLAVVPSPATPPYPAGKEGLIQYRCSLTFNPCTANAHLVLSQNNRRAEHLSSGPHTVPTDEARFDYTWQVLCSENFTRGRHYWELEVSKPWAYVGVTYPGIPRKEKGRTSMLGMNDLSWSLQLNERQLTAWHGSHGDPVSGELQLSKRPLRIGMLLDYDEGTLAYYGENQVRLHAFHCVFTHELYPACWIGEGVSVTLCPM; encoded by the exons ATGGAGGAGCACAGTCTGACCTGCAGTATCTGCTTGGAGCGTTACAAATACCCAGTGACTATCCCTTGTGGCCACACATTCTGCAAGGTATGCATATCCAAACACTGGGATCATGGGATAGAGCAAGGTGGACATCAGAACACATCATTCAACTGCCCAGTTTGCAAAAAGACTTTCTCTGAAAAACCCACTCTGAACCGAAATGTGTCCCTGTCCGTTTTGAGTGAAGTGGCAGCCAACAGCAAAGCAGAGAGAGCTGCCGGTGTGGCGTGCAGGACAGATCGTGTCGAAGATGGCTATGAAGAGCTCTGTCCTTGCCATCAAAAGCCTCTTATCTTCTACTGCAGGACAgatcgtatgtgtgtgtgctctgtgtgctCTGTGAAAGAATGCAAAGACCATGACAAGGTGTTGGTGGAAGAAGAAAGGAGTAACAGAGAG GAGGGACTGAAGAAGAAGTCCATAGAGATTGGAAAATGCATGGAGGATACAGAGAACAACATTCAGACACTTTCTGAAAATATCACTGAAGCTAAA GTGTCCCTGCAGCAGACGTCTCAGTGGGTGAGCGCCAAGTTCTCCCAGCTGCTAAAGGTGCTGactgagaaacaggaagtgacacagaGTTTCTTGGAGCAGCAGCAGGCCAGCACTGTGGCTCAGGCTGAGACTCAGCTCAGCAACCTGCAGGAGAAGCTCGAGCAGCTCAGAGAGCTACAGGAGCAGATCAGCAGCCTCTGTTCCCTCCCAGACTGGCAGTTTATTCAG GTCTCCAGGCTGGTTGAGGTTCCTCAGGTGGGTTCAGTTCCTGTAGATGTCACTGTAAACCTTCAGGAGAAGCTGAATCCGGTCACGGACATTCTGTCTCGCATCTCAAAGCTGGTGTGTGAGGACCTGGATAAAGCTGTGTATGCAGCTGTGAGCCACAACAAAGAAG GCTCTCCTCAAGACAAGAGACCGATGCTTGCTGTAGTACCAAGTCCAGCCACTCCACCTTACCCAGCAGGAAAGGAAGGCCTCATTCAAt ACCGTTGTTCATTGACCTTTAACCCTTGTACGGCCAACGCTCACCTCGTGCTTTCTCAGAACAACCGACGGGCAGAGCACCTGAGCTCAGGACCACATACAGTGCCAACCGACGAGGCGCGCTTTGATTACACCTGGCAGGTGTTGTGCTCAGAGAATTTCACACGCGGCCGCCACTACTGGGAGCTGGAGGTGTCTAAGCCTTGGGCATACGTAGGTGTGACATACCCAGGCATCCCACGCAAGGAGAAAGGCAGGACGTCCATGCTGGGAATGAATGATCTTTCATGGAGCCTGCAGCTGAACGAACGCCAGCTTACTGCTTGGCACGGCAGCCATGGAGACCCTGTATCAGGTGAGCTGCAGTTAAGCAAGCGGCCTCTGCGCATCGGCATGCTGCTGGACTACGACGAAGGCACTCTGGCTTATTATGGAGAGAACCAGGTGAGGCTGCACGCCTTCCACTGCGTCTTTACCCATGAACTCTATCCTGCCTGCTGGATCGGGGAGGGGGTCAGCGTCACTCTCTGCCCAATGTGA